One stretch of Candidatus Bathyarchaeia archaeon DNA includes these proteins:
- the rpl12p gene encoding 50S ribosomal protein P1, with the protein MENIYAAMLLHKAGKEINEETVTAVLNAAGVTIDAVQVKALVASLSEVNIDEAIKAAPTMMAAAPVAAAPAAESKPAAPKEEKKKAEDEKAKEEAALEGLGALFG; encoded by the coding sequence ATGGAAAACATATACGCAGCAATGCTCCTTCATAAGGCAGGTAAAGAAATAAACGAAGAAACCGTTACTGCAGTTCTAAACGCCGCAGGCGTCACCATTGACGCAGTCCAAGTTAAAGCCCTTGTTGCTTCACTCTCTGAGGTTAACATTGACGAGGCAATCAAAGCAGCACCAACCATGATGGCCGCGGCTCCAGTTGCAGCAGCACCAGCAGCAGAATCAAAACCAGCCGCTCCAAAGGAAGAGAAGAAGAAAGCTGAAGACGAGAAAGCCAAAGAAGAAGCAGCACTTGAAGGATTAGGCGCTCTATTCGGTTAA